One window of the Triticum dicoccoides isolate Atlit2015 ecotype Zavitan chromosome 3B, WEW_v2.0, whole genome shotgun sequence genome contains the following:
- the LOC119279037 gene encoding fructose-bisphosphate aldolase-lysine N-methyltransferase, chloroplastic-like isoform X1 has protein sequence MAAGVVRRRLALAGAGAPPPSPPPIYRQTAAAIPIPEPQVKEDGAFLPWLRSKAGSAVSSALRIGTSPLGRSLFASQPIQEGDCILQLPHTAQLTQDKLPQEVRLLLDDVDDAVAGDAAAKVAVLLMMEQRLGHESGWAPYVTSLPAKGQMHNMMFWDLDELDMVRHSPVYDEAIQQKERTRKQFSAAKPALERFPHFFGEIKLEDFMHASALVSSRAWQTSRGVSLVPFADFLNHDGASGSILVYDEEKDVSEVIANRNYAVGEQVMIRYGKYSNATLALNFGFTLSRNIYDQAHVWIDMSEQDPLYEKKLDIWQKHHRTPKSQHMCSSGCTRTSFAIKEVKYYGNKGVGIPQALRAFVRVFCATSIEELEEMAMEAAENDGRLARRPLKHAEREVHAHRKLLMHLESMIQGHSTAIEQLETIDGAASRSMHPLRKEMAKNLLAGEVQVLQSAYAWVANYCKTVACT, from the exons ATGGCGGCGGGAGTggtgcgccgccgcctcgccctcgccggcgccggcgcccctcctccttctcctcctcccatcTACCGCCAGACCGCCGCAGCCATCCCCATCCCCGAG CCGCAGGTGAAGGAGGACGGTGCTTTCCTCCCCTGGCTGCGGAGCAAGGCCGGGTCCGCCGTCTCCTCGGCGCTGCGCATCGGGACCTCGCCGCTGGGAAG GTCCTTGTTCGCTTCGCAGCCGATCCAGGAGGGGGACTGCATACTGCAACTGCCTCACACCGCT CAGCTTACTCAAGACAAACTTCCGCAGGAGGTCCGCCTGCTGCTCGACGATGTTGATGATGCTGTTGCCGGGGACGCGGCGGCCAAGGTAGCCGTGCTCCTCATGATGGAGCAGCGCCTGGGACAT GAATCGGGGTGGGCGCCTTATGTTACATCCCTTCCGGCCAAGGGTCAGATGCACAACATG ATGTTCTGGGATCTGGATGAGCTTGATATGGTCCGACATAGCCCGGTCTATGATGAAGCCATCCAACAGAAGGAACGAACCAGGAAACAGTTTTCAGCAGCAAAACCA GCTCTTGAACGTTTTCCACATTTCTTTGGAGAAATCAAACTGGAGGACTTCATGCATGCTTCTGCATTGG TTTCATCTCGAGCTTGGCAGACTTCTAGAGGTGTATCACTG GTTCCATTTGCAGATTTCCTTAACCATGATGGTGCTTCTGGTTCTATATTAGTGTATGACGAAGAGAAAGATGTTTCAGAG GTCATTGCCAACAGGAATTATGCTGTTGGTGAACAG GTCATGATAAGATATGGGAAATACTCGAATGCCACACTAGCACTTAACTTTGGGTTTACACTTTCCAGAAACATATATGACCAG GCACATGTTTGGATAGATATGTCAGAGCAAGATCCACTTTATGAAAAGAAGCTTGACATATGGCAAAAGCACCACCGTACTCCGAAATCTCAACACATGTGCAGCTCTGGCTGTACTAGAACTTCTTTTGCCATTAA GGAAGTCAAATACTATGGAAACAAAGGGGTTGGGATTCCACAGGCCTTGCGTGCATTTGTCCGGGTTTTCTGTGCCACCTCAATTGAAG AATTGGAAGAGATGGCCATGGAggctgctgaaaatgacggccggcTTGCGAGGCGTCCTCTGAAGCATGCGGAGAGAGAAGTCCATGCTCACCGCAAGTTGCTTATGCACCTTGAAAGCATGATTCAGGGTCATTCTACAGCTATTGAG CAACTTGAAACCATTGATGGCGCTGCATCTAGGAGCATGCATCCGTTGAGAAAAGAGATGGCTAAAAATTTACTTGCCGGCGAGGTACAGGTTTTGCAGAGTGCTTATGCATGGGTTGCAAACTACTGTAAGACTGTGGCATGTACATGA
- the LOC119279037 gene encoding fructose-bisphosphate aldolase-lysine N-methyltransferase, chloroplastic-like isoform X2, which yields MAAGVVRRRLALAGAGAPPPSPPPIYRQTAAAIPIPEPQVKEDGAFLPWLRSKAGSAVSSALRIGTSPLGRSLFASQPIQEGDCILQLPHTALTQDKLPQEVRLLLDDVDDAVAGDAAAKVAVLLMMEQRLGHESGWAPYVTSLPAKGQMHNMMFWDLDELDMVRHSPVYDEAIQQKERTRKQFSAAKPALERFPHFFGEIKLEDFMHASALVSSRAWQTSRGVSLVPFADFLNHDGASGSILVYDEEKDVSEVIANRNYAVGEQVMIRYGKYSNATLALNFGFTLSRNIYDQAHVWIDMSEQDPLYEKKLDIWQKHHRTPKSQHMCSSGCTRTSFAIKEVKYYGNKGVGIPQALRAFVRVFCATSIEELEEMAMEAAENDGRLARRPLKHAEREVHAHRKLLMHLESMIQGHSTAIEQLETIDGAASRSMHPLRKEMAKNLLAGEVQVLQSAYAWVANYCKTVACT from the exons ATGGCGGCGGGAGTggtgcgccgccgcctcgccctcgccggcgccggcgcccctcctccttctcctcctcccatcTACCGCCAGACCGCCGCAGCCATCCCCATCCCCGAG CCGCAGGTGAAGGAGGACGGTGCTTTCCTCCCCTGGCTGCGGAGCAAGGCCGGGTCCGCCGTCTCCTCGGCGCTGCGCATCGGGACCTCGCCGCTGGGAAG GTCCTTGTTCGCTTCGCAGCCGATCCAGGAGGGGGACTGCATACTGCAACTGCCTCACACCGCT CTTACTCAAGACAAACTTCCGCAGGAGGTCCGCCTGCTGCTCGACGATGTTGATGATGCTGTTGCCGGGGACGCGGCGGCCAAGGTAGCCGTGCTCCTCATGATGGAGCAGCGCCTGGGACAT GAATCGGGGTGGGCGCCTTATGTTACATCCCTTCCGGCCAAGGGTCAGATGCACAACATG ATGTTCTGGGATCTGGATGAGCTTGATATGGTCCGACATAGCCCGGTCTATGATGAAGCCATCCAACAGAAGGAACGAACCAGGAAACAGTTTTCAGCAGCAAAACCA GCTCTTGAACGTTTTCCACATTTCTTTGGAGAAATCAAACTGGAGGACTTCATGCATGCTTCTGCATTGG TTTCATCTCGAGCTTGGCAGACTTCTAGAGGTGTATCACTG GTTCCATTTGCAGATTTCCTTAACCATGATGGTGCTTCTGGTTCTATATTAGTGTATGACGAAGAGAAAGATGTTTCAGAG GTCATTGCCAACAGGAATTATGCTGTTGGTGAACAG GTCATGATAAGATATGGGAAATACTCGAATGCCACACTAGCACTTAACTTTGGGTTTACACTTTCCAGAAACATATATGACCAG GCACATGTTTGGATAGATATGTCAGAGCAAGATCCACTTTATGAAAAGAAGCTTGACATATGGCAAAAGCACCACCGTACTCCGAAATCTCAACACATGTGCAGCTCTGGCTGTACTAGAACTTCTTTTGCCATTAA GGAAGTCAAATACTATGGAAACAAAGGGGTTGGGATTCCACAGGCCTTGCGTGCATTTGTCCGGGTTTTCTGTGCCACCTCAATTGAAG AATTGGAAGAGATGGCCATGGAggctgctgaaaatgacggccggcTTGCGAGGCGTCCTCTGAAGCATGCGGAGAGAGAAGTCCATGCTCACCGCAAGTTGCTTATGCACCTTGAAAGCATGATTCAGGGTCATTCTACAGCTATTGAG CAACTTGAAACCATTGATGGCGCTGCATCTAGGAGCATGCATCCGTTGAGAAAAGAGATGGCTAAAAATTTACTTGCCGGCGAGGTACAGGTTTTGCAGAGTGCTTATGCATGGGTTGCAAACTACTGTAAGACTGTGGCATGTACATGA